Proteins encoded within one genomic window of Rhodobacteraceae bacterium LMO-JJ12:
- the hemC gene encoding hydroxymethylbilane synthase yields MTYELPTPASPLKIGTRGSPLALAQAHETRRRLGVAFELPPEAFEIVVIKTSGDDAALIAKDKPLKEIGGKGLFTKEIEEQLLSGGIDIAVHSMKDMPVDQPEGLLLDCYLPREDVRDAFISPKYGAIADLPEGAVVGTSSLRRRAQLKVVRPDLTLVEFRGNVQTRLRKLNEGVASGTFLAMAGLKRLGREDVPATPIETEDMLPAVAQGAIGIERRGSDSRIAALLEAIHDRQTGERLAAERAFLAALDGSCETPIAGLAELEGGSLRLRGEILRPDGSERLSDETTGAIADGAEMGREMAERLLKQGGPGFFDWRTG; encoded by the coding sequence ATGACATATGAATTGCCCACGCCCGCTTCGCCCCTGAAAATCGGCACCAGAGGATCGCCTCTGGCGCTTGCTCAGGCACATGAGACGCGCAGGCGGCTGGGGGTGGCGTTTGAGCTGCCGCCCGAGGCGTTCGAGATCGTGGTGATCAAGACCAGCGGCGACGATGCCGCGTTGATTGCCAAGGATAAGCCCTTGAAGGAGATTGGCGGCAAGGGGCTGTTTACCAAGGAGATCGAGGAGCAGCTTTTGTCGGGTGGCATTGATATCGCGGTGCATTCCATGAAGGATATGCCGGTGGATCAGCCCGAGGGGTTGCTCCTGGATTGCTATCTGCCGCGTGAAGATGTGCGCGATGCGTTCATTTCACCGAAATACGGCGCAATTGCCGATTTGCCGGAAGGCGCGGTTGTCGGCACTTCGAGCCTGCGCCGACGTGCGCAGTTGAAGGTGGTGCGGCCCGACCTCACGCTGGTGGAATTTCGCGGCAATGTGCAGACCCGTCTGCGCAAGCTGAATGAAGGTGTGGCAAGCGGCACGTTTCTGGCGATGGCCGGGTTGAAGCGGTTGGGGCGCGAGGATGTGCCCGCGACGCCGATCGAGACCGAGGATATGCTGCCTGCCGTGGCGCAGGGCGCGATCGGGATCGAGCGGCGGGGCAGTGATTCGCGTATTGCGGCGCTGTTGGAGGCAATCCATGACCGTCAGACCGGCGAGAGGCTGGCGGCGGAACGGGCATTTCTGGCGGCGTTGGATGGCTCGTGCGAGACGCCGATTGCCGGGCTGGCCGAGCTGGAAGGCGGGAGCCTGCGGCTGCGCGGCGAGATCCTGCGGCCCGATGGCAGTGAGCGGCTAAGCGATGAAACCACGGGTGCCATTGCGGATGGGGCCGAGATGGGTCGTGAGATGGCCGAGCGGTTGCTGAAACAGGGCGGGCCGGGGTTTTTCGACTGGCGGACGGGGTGA
- the hemE gene encoding uroporphyrinogen decarboxylase produces the protein MAEQKKLLRALAGETLPTPPIWMMRQAGRYLPEYRATRAQAGDFLSLCYNPDLAAEVTLQPIRRFGFDAAILFADILLIPQALGADLWFVTGEGPRLSTITTQSDFDALKPASDIHDTLAPIYETVKILARELPSETAFIGFAGAPWTVATYMIAGRGTPDQGPAHALKAENRALFEALLARITEATIDYLSCQIDAGAECVKLFDSWAGSLSGDDFTKYALEPAREIISALKARHPGIPVIAFPREAKDGYIGFAHATGADCVALDNSISPEWAAANIQKDGCVQGNLAPTHMVTGGQALIDETRHIVEVFKNGPHIFNLGHGITPDADPENVQLMIDTVRSA, from the coding sequence ATGGCCGAGCAGAAAAAACTCCTCCGCGCACTGGCAGGCGAAACCCTGCCCACCCCGCCAATCTGGATGATGCGCCAGGCCGGGCGCTATCTGCCCGAATACCGCGCCACCCGCGCCCAGGCCGGCGATTTCCTGTCGCTCTGCTACAATCCCGATCTCGCCGCCGAGGTGACGCTACAACCGATCCGCCGCTTTGGTTTTGACGCGGCAATCCTCTTTGCCGACATCCTGCTGATCCCACAGGCGCTCGGCGCCGATCTGTGGTTCGTCACCGGCGAAGGCCCACGCCTCTCCACCATCACGACGCAATCCGACTTCGACGCGTTGAAACCCGCCTCTGACATCCACGACACCCTCGCCCCGATTTACGAAACGGTGAAGATCCTCGCCCGCGAACTGCCCTCCGAAACCGCCTTCATCGGCTTTGCAGGCGCGCCTTGGACTGTGGCGACCTATATGATCGCCGGGCGCGGCACCCCCGACCAAGGACCCGCCCACGCTCTCAAGGCGGAAAACCGAGCGCTCTTTGAAGCCCTCCTCGCCCGCATCACCGAAGCCACCATCGACTACCTCTCGTGCCAGATCGACGCCGGCGCCGAATGCGTCAAGCTGTTTGACAGTTGGGCAGGCTCGCTCAGCGGCGACGACTTCACCAAATACGCCCTCGAACCGGCCCGCGAGATCATCTCAGCCCTCAAAGCCCGCCACCCCGGCATCCCCGTCATCGCCTTCCCGCGCGAAGCCAAGGACGGCTACATCGGTTTCGCCCATGCCACGGGTGCCGATTGCGTCGCGCTCGACAATTCCATCTCACCCGAATGGGCGGCGGCCAACATCCAGAAAGACGGCTGCGTCCAAGGCAACCTTGCCCCGACGCATATGGTCACCGGTGGCCAGGCCCTGATTGATGAGACCCGCCACATCGTCGAGGTCTTCAAGAACGGCCCGCATATCTTCAACCTTGGCCACGGCATCACGCCCGACGCCGACCCCGAGAACGTGCAACTGATGATCGACACGGTGCGCTCTGCCTGA
- a CDS encoding LysR substrate-binding domain-containing protein gives MPPFSAIRAFEAAARHLSFKSAADELCLSPSAVSHQIRALEDYLATSLFHRDGNRVALSKTGMAYAGKLTDLLDNLSTSTEQASAGRQDRLRVLATPGFAARWLIPRLSRFAFAQAVRLRIAERAPSIDFTANDADVVIQWRTAPASGIDVVPFLKSSRSPVAAPEFVKRESIAHPSDLLRVPLFKDETDDMWQAWFLSAGIADPSETDGPTYPNCEYATTAAEAGLGVALAYDAIVHDTVADGRLVMPFETSIASFTIYSAACSAKRQEEPLIKAFRDWLVQEAMDVGCCPNGQPEENQNLRPAKFKAVKF, from the coding sequence TTGCCCCCCTTCTCGGCAATACGCGCATTTGAGGCCGCGGCGCGTCATCTCAGCTTTAAATCCGCCGCTGATGAGTTATGCCTTTCGCCCTCGGCTGTATCGCATCAGATCCGCGCCTTGGAAGACTATCTTGCAACTTCGCTTTTTCATCGGGATGGCAATCGGGTCGCGCTGTCGAAAACCGGGATGGCCTATGCCGGTAAGCTTACGGATTTGCTCGACAACCTTTCGACCAGCACGGAGCAGGCCAGCGCCGGACGCCAGGATCGGCTTCGGGTGCTCGCCACGCCGGGATTTGCCGCACGCTGGCTTATCCCGCGGCTTTCGCGTTTTGCTTTTGCGCAGGCGGTTCGCCTTCGCATAGCCGAGCGCGCGCCTTCGATTGATTTCACGGCGAACGACGCTGATGTGGTGATTCAATGGCGGACGGCTCCGGCATCCGGGATTGACGTTGTTCCATTCCTCAAATCGTCGCGAAGCCCGGTTGCCGCGCCGGAGTTTGTCAAACGCGAAAGCATTGCGCATCCCAGCGATCTGTTGCGTGTACCGCTTTTCAAGGACGAAACAGACGATATGTGGCAAGCGTGGTTTCTGTCGGCGGGTATCGCCGATCCAAGCGAAACAGATGGGCCGACCTATCCCAATTGTGAATACGCCACCACTGCGGCAGAAGCCGGATTGGGGGTTGCGCTGGCGTATGATGCCATCGTGCATGACACGGTTGCCGATGGGCGGTTGGTCATGCCCTTTGAGACTAGCATAGCGTCTTTCACCATCTATTCCGCCGCCTGCAGTGCCAAGCGGCAGGAGGAACCGCTTATCAAGGCGTTTCGCGATTGGCTGGTGCAAGAAGCGATGGACGTCGGGTGTTGCCCGAATGGCCAGCCAGAAGAAAACCAGAATCTACGGCCTGCTAAATTCAAGGCGGTCAAATTTTAG
- a CDS encoding cytochrome-c peroxidase gives MAKFRLLTTTAVTLALVGAASANELRDEAKDIFAALPSTIPALKDNPITPAKIDLGKALFFDPRMSASGVFSCNSCHNLATGGDDNMPTSIGHGWQKGPRNSPTVLNSVFNEAQFWDGRAADLAEQAKGPVQAGVEMANTPENVVATLNSMPDYVTWFKESFPEEEDPVSFDNFAKAIEAYEATLITPAPFDTWLNGDDNAMNADQLAGLQLFMDKGCSSCHNGVNFGGNGYYPFGLIEKPGADILPVGDKGRYAVTETADDEYVFRASPLRNIDQTAPYFHSGLVWDLKTAVQIMGESQLGEDLSDAEADQLVAFLGSLTGAVPEVVYPILPAETASTPRPTGEVK, from the coding sequence ATGGCCAAGTTTCGATTGTTAACCACCACTGCCGTGACCCTTGCACTTGTCGGTGCTGCCAGCGCGAACGAGCTGCGTGATGAGGCCAAGGATATATTTGCGGCTCTGCCCTCGACCATTCCGGCGTTGAAGGACAACCCGATCACCCCGGCCAAGATCGATCTGGGCAAGGCTCTGTTCTTTGATCCGCGGATGAGTGCGTCTGGCGTGTTCTCGTGCAACTCGTGCCACAACCTTGCCACTGGTGGCGATGACAACATGCCGACCTCGATCGGCCATGGCTGGCAGAAGGGGCCGCGGAATTCGCCCACGGTTCTGAACTCGGTCTTCAACGAGGCGCAGTTCTGGGACGGGCGGGCCGCCGACCTTGCGGAGCAGGCCAAGGGGCCGGTGCAGGCCGGGGTCGAAATGGCCAATACGCCGGAAAATGTGGTGGCGACGCTGAACTCGATGCCGGACTATGTGACCTGGTTCAAGGAGTCCTTCCCCGAGGAGGAAGATCCGGTGAGCTTTGACAATTTCGCCAAGGCGATTGAGGCCTATGAGGCGACGCTGATCACACCCGCGCCGTTTGATACGTGGTTGAACGGCGATGACAATGCCATGAATGCGGATCAGTTGGCCGGATTGCAGCTGTTCATGGATAAGGGCTGTTCGTCGTGCCACAACGGCGTGAATTTTGGCGGTAACGGGTATTATCCGTTTGGGCTGATCGAAAAGCCGGGGGCGGATATTCTGCCTGTGGGTGACAAGGGGCGTTATGCCGTGACCGAAACGGCGGATGATGAGTATGTCTTCCGGGCGTCGCCGCTGCGCAACATTGATCAGACCGCGCCCTATTTCCATTCGGGTCTGGTGTGGGATCTGAAAACTGCCGTGCAGATCATGGGTGAGAGCCAGTTGGGCGAAGACCTGAGCGATGCAGAAGCGGATCAATTGGTGGCGTTTCTGGGGAGTCTGACCGGGGCGGTGCCAGAGGTGGTCTATCCGATCCTGCCCGCCGAGACGGCCAGCACGCCGCGTCCGACCGGTGAAGTGAAGTAA